The Gehongia tenuis DNA window CCCTTGGCGTAAAAGTGCCTCAAGGGGCGAGCAAAGCCATTGCCAGCATGACGGCCAGCGTGGCGGCCTGCGGGGCACTGATGGCCGCGACCGGCACTCTCATCGGGAAGCTGATCAGAGCCTCCACGGAGACGGCAAAATTGGCCGATGATATTGTGACGCTGTCCAAGGTCACTGGGCTCTCCACGGATGCCATCCAGGAACTCAATTATGCGTCTGAACTGATGGACGTATCGACCGAGGTTATGACCGACTCCATGGCCCGAATGGTCCGGAATATGAATATGGCCCGTGAAGGGACGGGGCAGGCTGCGGACGCATTCAAAAAATTGGGCATCGCCATAACTAACAATGATGGTACGCTGCGCAACCAGCAGCAGGTATTCTACGAGCTGATTGATAAACTGGGCCGGGTGCGCAACGAAACGGAGCGGGACGCCATGGCCATGGCCATCTTCGGCAGATCCGCACGAGAGCTCAATCCTCTTATCCTTGCCGGCAGTAACGAGCTCAAAAAGCTGGCTCAGGAGGCTCACAATACGGGCTATGTGATGAGTGGGGAAACGCTCAACTCCTTCAACTCTCTCCAGGACAGCCTGGACCGGCTGGACAACAAGACGCTCGCCCTCAAAGCAGCAATGGGCGAGGCGCTCCTGCCCATCTTGACGGCCATTGTTGATATCGTATCCGCTATCCCGCCGGACGTGGCGGCAATTATTGTGGTGGTAGCTACCATAACGGTGTCCATCGTCACGCTTGTGCAGACGATTAAGACAGTCACCGCGGGGGTTAAGATGCTGTCCAGCATCTTTGGCTTCGGCGTCAATCCGACGCTGCTCAAAACTATAGCCATTGTCATGCTGGTTGTGGCTGCTCTTGTAGCCTTAGGGGTTATCATTGCTACCATTCAGGGGCGTGCCAAGGAGATGGAGCATACATTTGCATCGGTCAATAGGTCCGTAGGCTCAATGAGTTATTCTGCGAGCCGTGTGCCGTCCTATGCGGTGGGTACCAGTTACCATCCAGGGGGCATGGCGTTGGTTGGCGAGCAGGGCCCTGAACTGGTAGCGCTGCCCCGAGGCAGCAAGGTCTACACAGCACGGCAGACGGAGGCCGTTATGAACAACAGCAGCACATCCAATCATACTGTTGTCAATGTGACGGTCAACGGTATCCGTGAGTATAACGAGCTTATGGCTATGATCAAGGACAGCCCGGCAGCTATTCGGGCGAGGGGGTAAGAGAATGGCGGTACAAACGTTGCGTGCTTATGCGTGCCAGAGCGCCGTGGTGGATAAGAGCCGGCCCGGCGAAAATTTTCCGTGTACTTCGGAGGCTCTTATTCGGCAATGCCAATATAACCCCTACGGCGATCTATTGACCACACCGCTACTTCTGCAGTTCGACCTCACGCCGGCCGACAAAAAAAGGATTGTAGGGTACAGTCTTAATCTCTATACGCTGGATACCGACATTCCGGCAGAGGATCCGGAAAACCGGCGGGTGACACTGACGGCGATCTGTTTTGACGCGGATTGGCAGGAGGGCACGGTTACCTTTAGCGAGGTGGGAGCTGAACTCACGGCGCGCATGGCGGAAGGCTCCCCGGCTGTATGTGTATCCTCTTTGTCGAAGGAGCGGGTAGATCAATGGAGCGAGTATCCCTCCTTTTCCAATACTTTGATTCCGCGAAATATGTTTTTGCACTATTCCACGGGACGTGCTACTTATTCCAAGATCGCGGCCGCTCACGCGGCAAGCAACAAACCTTACCTGGAACTACAATGCGAGGACGTACAGCTCTACGCGAGTTCGCCGGCTCCAGCAGGCGGGGTGGTGGACGAAACCAGGGATACCACATTTTCGTGGGCGCCCTCCTTCGACGCCACGCGGGTTATCGGGACTGTGTCCCAGTCATCGGCAAGGCTGGAGTGGCGTGACGTTACGACTCCGGCTACAGTTTACAATCTTGTAGTCCAGGGGACGGATACGCAGGCGACCATCCCAGCGAATACGCTGCCTAGCAATGGCGCTTTCGAGTGGCGCGTACGCGCCGATGGCGATAACGGCGCTGAAGGCATCTGGAGCGCGTGGTATCGGGTATCCACGGTGGATAGCGCCAAGACGAGTGCGGTGGACCTCAAGCCCGACCTGTCCTATGTGGCGGGCGATAGAGTGCAGCGTTTTTCCTGGACCAGTGTGTCGCCGCTGGGTACCCAGCCCCATGGCTATGAGCTGCAAAAATCTGATGATGGTGTTATCTGGACGACGGTTGCGTCTGCGGTAACCTCAAATAGCCATTGTGATGTTCCGGCCCATACTTTTTCGAGCGGCAATCAATATTGGAGGGTACGCACCTACAACTCGGACAACGTGGTGGGCGAGTGGTCGACACCGGCTCAAATTACCATCATTTCTGCACCGCAAGCACCCCAAATCATTGGTGTGACCAACCATAGCTATCCCACAATCACCTGGCAAGCTACAGGGCAATATGGTTATCAGGCGCAAATTATCCAAGGAGAGGATATTATCTATGACACGCGGATCGTAGCGGGCTCGGGTAATCAACATACTGTTGCCAACGCTCTCGTCAATGGCAATTATATTGTGCGGATGAGGGTTGTGGGAATCAATGAGGCGATGTCCGATTGGTCGGAATATCCTGTCATAATTGCAGTACTGTCATTTGCGGACATAATCCTCACGTGTGGTCAACAGGGGTATGGCACCGTGCTTAATTGGACGATCAGCACGGATAAGACCACGTTCGAAGCCCTTGTTCTGCGGGACGGTGTACCCGTGGCTAGTTGCGGAACAGCTACGCAATATAAGGACTATTTGGTGCCAAGCGGCAAACATACCTACAGTATTCGCGTGAAGGCCGAGGGCGACATCACGGATAGTCAGCCCGTGACAGTTGACATTGCGCTGCCCTGCATTCTGATCGCGCCGGTGGATAGACCAGACGACATCCTCATCTGCCGTTATGACACGGAGCGTAGTTCCTTCGCGGCGACCTATACAAGTCCCAAGGAGTATATCCAGTTGTCCGGTAGGAGGCGGCCGATGGTCATAACCTCGGACTTTGAGACGGAGACGCTGTCCTTCGGGTATGTGGAGCCGAATGATGAGGTTAAGACCAAATTGCTACAGCTTGTACAGGAGCATGCGGTTTGGGTCTATCGGGATGCATATGGTGCGCAAAGATATATTGCCATCGATAGCATCAGCTACAAACGTACACCCGCTATGTATCAGTACAGCATCGCTGCAACGGTGGTGGATTACCAGGACTATGCGGCCAGGCATGAGGGATACTCGGTGCTGATGCCGGCTTATCAGACCATGATGGTGAGGGATGGATAATGCTAGGATTGACCCCGGAAGAACGGTTGGCTTTGCAAAGGAGCCCACGGAAAGAAAGGTATGTATTTGAACTAGTGGACCGGTGGGGCATCAGGAAAAAGGATTTGGCTGTATTGAGTGCATCCATATCCGTCAATATGGACGATGCGGTCAAGCGCCGCGGCACATTTTCGCTCGTGCTGGACGACGACATTGACTGGCTCAGTGATAGGATAAGGCCCGTTATGTGCGTACAACTCCAAGACGGCACCTGGGCCCAATGGCCTAAAGGACGATACCTCATGATGAGCCCAAAAAGGACCTTAGATGGCAAAGACGAGGTGTGCGAAGTCGAGTGCTATGATGAGAGTATGATCTTACAGCAGGATCGGTTTGTGGAATCCCAAACCTTCCCAGCGGGCACACCCTACTTTGATGTGTTGACTCAAATCCTAATATCAGCAGGATTGCGCGAGGCCCGTGTGGAGCCAAGCGATGGAGTCCTGCCAGCGGCTCTGGTTTTGGATGACAGCAAAAATAAGCTTGAATGGATCAATGAGCTGTGTACTCAGATCAACTTCAGGAGCCTATACATGGACGACGCAGGTGCCCCCATCCTGCGACCTTATATGCTATCTGAAATGACGGTGCCTGATTACAGCTATGTACAAGACGAGGTGTCCGTACTCTATCCCGAAGTCACCATAGAGGCAGATTTCTGGAATGTGCCCAATGTCATCAAACGCACCATGAGTCGCCCAGATATGGATCCCTTGACAGCAGTCCACATCAATGACAATCCCGCAAGTAAGCTATCCACGGTAGCTCGCGGCGGCATGAGGATTGTGGATACGGGCACTATTGATATGGTGGACGGGCAGGAGAGCTTGCAGAAGATTGTGGAGCGAATTGCATTTGAAAGGCAGCAAGTCTCTCAAATCGTCGAAGTGGAAACGTTGAACATGCCTCACCATGAAATATATGACGTTATTGAGCTTCGCACCGACGCTCTAAACGGTGTTTTCCGGGAGACTGGATGGGCAATGGAGCTGCACACAGCGGGGAAAATGACGCATAGCCTGCAGCGGGTGGTGGTGTAGAATGCGCAATGTGTTTGTTCAGACGGATCGAGATAAGCGGCTCCTTCAAACGCCGAGTCTGCCTTGCTTTGGCACGGTGGAAGCTTATCAAGGGGGTAAGGCCAAGATTGTTATAGATGGCGATGCCTCAACTAATGGAATATGGTACGAGTGCTTACAGAGCTGTACGCCGAGCGCGGGTGACCGCGTTTTTTTTGTGCGAACAGGCTCAACGCTTGTGATCCTTGGCGTACTTGGCGATAAGAGCGGAGGATGATAGATGGGCAATTATTACAGCAATCATACAGGCCAAGAATTTGATGCTTTGTTTGGCATGCAGGAGAGTATGGACGACCTAAATACGAGGTTTGCTTCCCACGCGCACACAGGCGAGGACGGGACGGTGCGAGTCAACGCCATGGACGCGGACACGGTGGATGGGATGCACGCGGAGGCGTTTGCGCGGCGGAATCTGCAATGGTTTGACTTACCCGTCCGGGATGGCTTTATAGGCCCGGCCAAGTATGCAAAGGATGATATGGGGTTTGTGCATTTGTATGGACAGATCTATAAAGCGCCGGGCGTTGTTGTGCCGCTCGGCTCCATTGTCGCTGACCTGCCGGTGGGATACTATCGTCCTGGACGCCTTGCAGTACCCGTAACCAGCAATTACTCCAGCGGCGGTAATCCAATATTTGATCCGGATGTACTTGTAATCATAGATGGCGCTATATGGGTGCCTGTGCATAACAACGCGAATAGCAATACATCCAGCGCACCGGTATTTGATGCACAATTTTATGTGGGGGTGTGATGATGTACACACATAGATGGGTCATAGATGCACAGGGCTACTATAGGTTCCCCGTATTGGTAGAGATCGACGGGAGCGGGCATGAGGCCGTTCAGTACTACACTTTACAGGCGGGCGAAAGCCTGGTGAATGTCCGGGTAAGCAGTGAGGCTGTCCGGCCCAAATGGGATGGCAAGGAATGGATTGAGGGCGCGACAGCGGAAGAAATAGAGGAATGGCGGGCCCACCATCCGGTGCCGGGTCCAACATTGGCCGATCGGGTGGCGGATATCGAGGACGCGCTTACCGAAATGATGTTTGGACCAGGGGGGTCAGAGGAAAGCGGAAGCTTTCCTAAACCCGAAGGGGGTGCGGCATGACGGCAATGACGAGAATAGCATGCCGAACGATTGAAAGGCGCATGGAGGCGGGCGAGAGCTGGGAGAGTGTGATCCTGGACTATCCGGGACTTACGGCGGAACAGCTTGCAGAAATCCGGGCGGAGGTGATGGGCGGCAGTGAACAGTGAAATCATTGTGGCCCTGGTGGCCTTTGCGGGGACATTAGCCGGGACCTTCGGGGGGATACTGACAGCCAACAAGCTGACCACGTACCGAATCGAACAACTGGAGCACAAGGTGGAAAAGCACAACAAGGTGATCGAACGGGTGTACAAGCTGGAACAGGACGGAGCGGTAATTCAGGAGGATATCAAGGTGGTCAATCATAGGCTTGAGGATCTGGAGAACTATCATAAATAGACCTTGGCAGCACCCAGAGGAATTGAGGGTGTGATAGGGTGAAGAAAAAGGAGCGTGAAAGGATGCAACTCATAGAGCAGCTGCTCCCGGCGGGAGCGAAGAACAAACCGGGGCGGAACATGACCCCGAAGTACATCACCATGCACAACACCGGCAACAGTGCAAAGGGCGCGGACGCGAAGGCCCATGCCAGCTACCTCACCAGCGGGGCCGGAGGCCAGAAGGTCTCCTGGCATTACACCGTGGATGACGGCGTGATCTATCAGCACCTTGCTGACACCGAGCAGGGCTGGCACGCGGCGGACGGCAGAGGCCCCGGCAACAGTCAATCCATCGGGATCGAGGTATGTATGTTCGAGGGCATCGATCAGGCCCGGGCCGAGGCCAACGCCGCCCGGCTGGTGGCAGAGCTCATGCACAGGCATGACATCCCCCTGGCCAACGTGACCACCCATCAGCACTGGCATCCCAGCAAGTATTGCCCGGCGCTGATCCTGCCCCACTGGGACAAGTTTGTGGCGGCGGTAGAGACGGCGTACAACGGAGGGGAGGCACAGATTGACGTGAGTAAGGGACACAGCGTACTTGTCGAGTGGAGCAGGGGCGCGGAGGTCAAGGAGTTGCAAAGCGCCCTGAACCGGCATGGGTACGCCCTCGAAGTGGATGGTACCTATGGCCCCGCGACGCTGGCAGCGGTGAAGGAATTCCAGCGTTCCCACGGCCTCGATGTGGACGGGAAGGTGGGTCCTGCAACCTGGGCGGCGTTGGAGCAGGAACCGGTGAGCCAGGGGCACAGCGTACTGGTGAAATGGTCCAAGGGCGAGGAGGTCAAGGGGTTGCAAACCATTCTGAATGGACTGGGGTATGGTCTTGATGTGGATGGCACCTACGGTCCAGCGACGGAAGCGGCGGTGAGGGACTTCCAGGGCAAGCACGGCCTGGACGTGGACGGCAAGACCGGCTCCAAAACGTGGACGGCGCTGGCACAAGCGACAGCAGAAAAAGATGACACCCTGTATCGGGTGCAGATCGGAGCGTACCGGGACAAGGCGAATGCGGAGGCGGCGAAGGAAGCGGCAAAGGCCGCAGGATTTGAGGCGATCATCAAGATGGACGACGGGGAGGGGTAGAAAATGGAGCTTATGGACTACATCATCGGGGACGCGCTGATCCTGGTCCCGGCGCTATGGATCGTGGGAGCGCTGATCAAGCACGCCTTTGCAAAGGTGCCGAACTGGACGATCCCCTTCGTGCTGCTGGTCCTGGGGATCGGGGGCGCGATGGGGCTGATGGGCCCCTCGGTTGAGAGCGTCGTCCAGGGCATTCTGGTGACCGGCGCGGCGGTGCTGGGCAATCAGATGATGAAGCAGGGTGCAGAAGCAAAGAATCAGGGATGAGATAGGGCCGGTCAAAAGACCGGCCTTTTTTCGCAGCACCTATTAACGAATAATACGAATATACTAAAAATAAAAAGTTTGTAGTAATTGACATTGACCGCTATAATGTTTGGTAGTAAAATAATATTACCGAATAGGTAAATAAAAATAATGGTGGCGGCATGGAGATTAGCTTTAGAAGCAATAAAATAAAGAAGTGTTGTTATGATATAAGATCAGCCAGAAAGAAGTATGGCGATTTGGTGGGGCAGAAGTTGATTGCGACGATTGATTATATAGAGCGGGCCAAAAATTTAGCTGATATTAAGGCGTATACCCCCTTTCATTTCCATGCGTTAACTTCGGACCGAAAAAATCAATATGCAATAGACTTGGGGAGAAGGACTGGTTGGAGATTAATTCTGGTCTTATATGATAACAATAATAATAAACTGGTTGGAGCTTTAGAGGAGATTTGTGAGAGAGTGCATGAACTGTACGTATGGGAGGTGACGAATCATTATGACTAACAAAGTAGAATATAGGGATATTATTGCCTTCCACCCGGGGTATTATATCAATGATCTAATTGAAGAATTGGGGATTACCCAAAATGAGCTCGCTAAAAGATTGGAGACGTCAGGCAAAACAGTTAGCAAACTCATCAATGGTCAAATAGATCTATCAGATCAACTAGCCTATGGATTATCTGTGATGACGGGATCCAGTGTTGACGTATGGCTTAATTTGCAGAAGGCGTATAAAGAAAAATTGCTGATCATCGAGGGCAGAAAAAAGATGGATGAACAGCAAGAAGTTCTTGATATGATGGATTACTCGTATTTTGAAAGACTGGGCCTTGTCCCCAAAGCAAAAGATAAGGTGCAAAAGATTCTTAATCTATGTAGTTATTTCAAAATATCTAATTTGGAGGTGTTGTCACAGCCTGATCTGTTTGCAAGTTTTAAAACGGGGATTTCAAATGTGCAAAAAAAGAACATTGTAAATGCTAATGCTTGGGTGCAAACAGCAATTAACATTGGTATGGGAAAAGAAGTTGCAGCCTTTAACAGCAAACGGCTGGAGGAACAAATAGAAACAATACGATCCATGACCCTAAAGGAACCAAATGAATTTGCCCCAGAGCTAAACAGAATTTTAGCTGAATGCGGGGTGGCACTCATATTCTTGCCCACATTAAAAAATTCTGGGATCAATGGTGCTGTAAAATGGGTTAACGATAAGGTGATTTTAGCTTTAAATGATCGGAGAAAATATGCAGACTTATTCTGGTTTGCGCTATTTCATGAGATTGGCCATGTGATGCAAAAACGTAAGAAGCTGTTCATTAGTACGAACTATGAATATATTGAAACAGATAAGAAGCTGGAAGAGGAAGCTGATAATTTTGCCAGAGATACACTTATTCCCGCCCGCCAATATGCGGAGTTTGTAGGAATGGATAGATTTTATACCAGGGAGGAAATAACTGATTTTGCTAAAAAAATTAGCATACATCCGGGAATTGTTGTGGGTAGATTGCAACACGATAGGAAGGTGGATTTTAGAAAATTTAACGATATGAGGATACAATACCGAATCACTCCGCGAGAAGCAATTTAGTTTTGTCTATTCGCTCCTAAGCAGTATGTCTCCCATGAACTGGTGGGATTGGACGGAGACCAGGGCAGGACACCCCGGTCAATTATGGCCGGGGTGTTTTTTATTGCTTATCTGTGCTATTCTATAAGTGTCGCCCTAGAGGCGTGGATTGAAATTGCATTGAAATGGCAAAAAAGCGAATAAACGATGTCGTGCCGTCTTGGCGCGTGGATTGAAATACACGGGGCGCGTGGATCAATAACGTAAACTGTCGTAAAATCGTCGTAAAAACACAAAGAAATGCCATGATCAAAGGACTTTGATACGCCTCTTAATCAGGGTGTCCTGGGTTCGAGCCCCCGATGGCGCACCAACGTGAAAACCCTGTGGCTGTAAGGCTACAGGTTTTTTCTTTTTGCGTTATTGACACCATTTCGGGTCTTAATACCACTTATTTACCACTTATGGGATACGGCCACAGTGAAGTCGCCCTACACTTTCTTAGAAGTGGAGCTTGAGATTGTGGGCATCTATACCCTGGCGGAGGCGCTGGCTCCCGTGGGGCATCCCTTCAACAATCCGGAGAACCAGATCTATGTGGATGCGGGGACGGCTCTTGAGCTGAATGATGAGGAGCGGATTCATAGGGCGGTCTACAGCATAGACGATCCGGTGGAGGCATCCGCGTTTGTGGAAAAAGCCAAAGCTCTGCCCGAAGCATTTTCGAAGGAAAAGGAGATCATCTATACGGTTAATAACAGTGAATACCGCAATGTATCGGGAGCGCTCAACAGCATCATGGGCATTACCATTGCCATGGTAACGGCGTCCATGGTTATGGGTGCCATCATTTTGACCCTTCTTGTGATCATGGCGATGAAGGAAAGGGATTTTGAAATCGGTATCCTTCTGTCCATGGGTGAACGTAAATGGAAGATCATTGCCCAAATGATTTTGGATGTGCTGGTGCCGGTCATGCTGGCGGTAACCGCCTCCGTGTTTATCAGCGGCTGGGTGGCGCAGAGCAATGGCACTCTGCTTGGCGGGGAAAACATCAAGGTGACCATTGAAAGAGCGCCGGTCATCATCATGTATCTTTGCGGCCTGGGCTTAACGCTGCTGGCGTCCACCGTATCCATTTGGAAGATTACGCGTTACCGTCCCAAAAAAATTCTTATGGCGATTGAATGAGTCGAACTTCAGAAACCGGATGCTAAAAGGCATCCGGTTTTTTGTTTTTCAGGAATGAAATAGAGTATTTGTAAATCTTTATATGAAAAATAATTATTTATTGGATATATCAAGGCTTTTTTGTAAAAAATTCATAAAGTATAAACACTTTTTGCTATAAATATGGTATAATCTGATGGCGAATTTAAAAGAAAAATGTAGAATTATAGGAGGGTGATTATGAAAAGATTATTGAGCGTACTTCTGGTGGTCTGTGTCCTGCTTCTTGTGCCGGCCTTCAACGTAAAGGCCGATCCTTCTCTTACGTATGTCGACATTACGGACAAGCTTGGAAGCTCGGTGAACACCTATGCTTTCGATGACTCGGAAACCAATGCCGACGGCCTGCCCGCAAAGGGGTATTCGGTGAACCTAAGCTATGGCGATCGTTTGGAAATAACGGTGGCCAGCTATGATTTTGGAATCACCATCAAGGACAATGACGGCACGGTTCTTGCCGCCAACGCGCCCGGTGAAAGAAATGCTTTCATTCTGGTGGAACGAACGGGTATCTACAAAATTGAGATCGCCTACAGCGGAGGAGATCCCGTGCCTGCTGAAGTTCGCTTCAGAGCATTGCGGAACACGGCTTTTGGACCACCGGAATCGGTAACGCTGCCTTTCTCGGAAACGGAGACTTTCCATAACAGCACACCCGACAATTCCGAAGGGCCTTTCTACAGCAGCTACCAATTTGATGCTGAAATGTGGGGTGCGCTGGCGTTATCGGTCGGGGAGATGACGCCGGAATTTTCTGATGCGGCCAATGGTTATACATCCATGAAGCTGATTTATCCCAGCGGGAAATCGGTGACTGCCTCCGAAGTGGACGGAAAACTGAGCATTCTTGCACCGGCTACGGAAGCTGGAATCTATACGCTGCGCATCGAAGGAACGATGGGCAATGGCGTTTCCATGGCGACAGCAAACCTTGACTTCAAAAGGTGTTCGCCTCTTGCGGTCTTCAACAGCAGTGCGGCGGAAGGCTCCATATTGACGGCCGGCTCTAAGCTTAACATTGAAGCCGCGGGCTTCGGAGAAGAGAATGCTGCGCCAAGCACGGGCGATTT harbors:
- a CDS encoding phage tail tape measure protein, translating into MAGNIKGITIEIGGDTTGLNKAISESRKTTNGLDKELRALNSALKLDTGNVDLLKEKQKVLSQAVQETQKRTEALQTAKDNADKAMANGTEINRQEYTKLVTELSKAKTSTAKYKDELNATTAELDQNTKAASQTKVRVDEYSRSVNRAATENLQLNGRLGEVANALGVKVPQGASKAIASMTASVAACGALMAATGTLIGKLIRASTETAKLADDIVTLSKVTGLSTDAIQELNYASELMDVSTEVMTDSMARMVRNMNMAREGTGQAADAFKKLGIAITNNDGTLRNQQQVFYELIDKLGRVRNETERDAMAMAIFGRSARELNPLILAGSNELKKLAQEAHNTGYVMSGETLNSFNSLQDSLDRLDNKTLALKAAMGEALLPILTAIVDIVSAIPPDVAAIIVVVATITVSIVTLVQTIKTVTAGVKMLSSIFGFGVNPTLLKTIAIVMLVVAALVALGVIIATIQGRAKEMEHTFASVNRSVGSMSYSASRVPSYAVGTSYHPGGMALVGEQGPELVALPRGSKVYTARQTEAVMNNSSTSNHTVVNVTVNGIREYNELMAMIKDSPAAIRARG
- a CDS encoding fibronectin type III domain-containing protein; its protein translation is MAVQTLRAYACQSAVVDKSRPGENFPCTSEALIRQCQYNPYGDLLTTPLLLQFDLTPADKKRIVGYSLNLYTLDTDIPAEDPENRRVTLTAICFDADWQEGTVTFSEVGAELTARMAEGSPAVCVSSLSKERVDQWSEYPSFSNTLIPRNMFLHYSTGRATYSKIAAAHAASNKPYLELQCEDVQLYASSPAPAGGVVDETRDTTFSWAPSFDATRVIGTVSQSSARLEWRDVTTPATVYNLVVQGTDTQATIPANTLPSNGAFEWRVRADGDNGAEGIWSAWYRVSTVDSAKTSAVDLKPDLSYVAGDRVQRFSWTSVSPLGTQPHGYELQKSDDGVIWTTVASAVTSNSHCDVPAHTFSSGNQYWRVRTYNSDNVVGEWSTPAQITIISAPQAPQIIGVTNHSYPTITWQATGQYGYQAQIIQGEDIIYDTRIVAGSGNQHTVANALVNGNYIVRMRVVGINEAMSDWSEYPVIIAVLSFADIILTCGQQGYGTVLNWTISTDKTTFEALVLRDGVPVASCGTATQYKDYLVPSGKHTYSIRVKAEGDITDSQPVTVDIALPCILIAPVDRPDDILICRYDTERSSFAATYTSPKEYIQLSGRRRPMVITSDFETETLSFGYVEPNDEVKTKLLQLVQEHAVWVYRDAYGAQRYIAIDSISYKRTPAMYQYSIAATVVDYQDYAARHEGYSVLMPAYQTMMVRDG
- a CDS encoding DUF433 domain-containing protein yields the protein MTAMTRIACRTIERRMEAGESWESVILDYPGLTAEQLAEIRAEVMGGSEQ
- a CDS encoding peptidoglycan recognition protein family protein, producing MQLIEQLLPAGAKNKPGRNMTPKYITMHNTGNSAKGADAKAHASYLTSGAGGQKVSWHYTVDDGVIYQHLADTEQGWHAADGRGPGNSQSIGIEVCMFEGIDQARAEANAARLVAELMHRHDIPLANVTTHQHWHPSKYCPALILPHWDKFVAAVETAYNGGEAQIDVSKGHSVLVEWSRGAEVKELQSALNRHGYALEVDGTYGPATLAAVKEFQRSHGLDVDGKVGPATWAALEQEPVSQGHSVLVKWSKGEEVKGLQTILNGLGYGLDVDGTYGPATEAAVRDFQGKHGLDVDGKTGSKTWTALAQATAEKDDTLYRVQIGAYRDKANAEAAKEAAKAAGFEAIIKMDDGEG
- a CDS encoding phage holin family protein, producing the protein MELMDYIIGDALILVPALWIVGALIKHAFAKVPNWTIPFVLLVLGIGGAMGLMGPSVESVVQGILVTGAAVLGNQMMKQGAEAKNQG
- a CDS encoding HigA family addiction module antitoxin — its product is MTNKVEYRDIIAFHPGYYINDLIEELGITQNELAKRLETSGKTVSKLINGQIDLSDQLAYGLSVMTGSSVDVWLNLQKAYKEKLLIIEGRKKMDEQQEVLDMMDYSYFERLGLVPKAKDKVQKILNLCSYFKISNLEVLSQPDLFASFKTGISNVQKKNIVNANAWVQTAINIGMGKEVAAFNSKRLEEQIETIRSMTLKEPNEFAPELNRILAECGVALIFLPTLKNSGINGAVKWVNDKVILALNDRRKYADLFWFALFHEIGHVMQKRKKLFISTNYEYIETDKKLEEEADNFARDTLIPARQYAEFVGMDRFYTREEITDFAKKISIHPGIVVGRLQHDRKVDFRKFNDMRIQYRITPREAI
- a CDS encoding FtsX-like permease family protein; translation: MKSPYTFLEVELEIVGIYTLAEALAPVGHPFNNPENQIYVDAGTALELNDEERIHRAVYSIDDPVEASAFVEKAKALPEAFSKEKEIIYTVNNSEYRNVSGALNSIMGITIAMVTASMVMGAIILTLLVIMAMKERDFEIGILLSMGERKWKIIAQMILDVLVPVMLAVTASVFISGWVAQSNGTLLGGENIKVTIERAPVIIMYLCGLGLTLLASTVSIWKITRYRPKKILMAIE